A single genomic interval of Helianthus annuus cultivar XRQ/B chromosome 13, HanXRQr2.0-SUNRISE, whole genome shotgun sequence harbors:
- the LOC110900554 gene encoding protein PFC0760c-like yields MKDDADDAYSASSHDDDDGNDDDDQGTSGIKVTEKSTKENVDDYLHDDANEEPENAESEGEHDDTKNVDESDDHVSRLILRLEHNVEEGEIMHTYTLDEIIKMTHVEDINFKFNFEEELNQFDINQQPEYQYKYVEDVDNYDRVEVEDCSDEEQSENVNVDTSDFPTLAEFLQSGE; encoded by the coding sequence ATGAAAGATGATGCAGACGATGCTTATTCTGCAAGTagtcatgatgatgatgatgggaaTGATGACGACGATCAAGGTACTTCAGGCATCAAAGTTACTGAAAAGTCAACTAAAGAAAATGTTGATGATTATCTTCATGATGATGCTAATGAAGAACCTGAGAATGCTGAAAGTGAGGGGGAGCATGATGATACAAAGAATGTTGATGAAAGTGATGATCATGTGTCAAGATTGATTCTTCGTCTTGAGCACAACGTAGAGGAAGGAGAAATCATGCATACTTATACTCTGGATGAAATCATAAAGATGACGCATGTTGAAGATATTAATTTCAAGTTTAATTTTGAAGAGGAGCTAAATCAGTTTGATATTAATCAGCAGCCTGAGTATCAGTATAAATACGTTGAAGATGTTGATAACTATGACAGAGTTGAAGTGGAAGACTGCAGTGATGAAGAACAGTCTGAGAATGTGAATGTTGATACTTCTGACTTTCCGACGCTTGCAGAATTTCTTCAGTCAGGCGAATGA